The Deltaproteobacteria bacterium genome has a segment encoding these proteins:
- a CDS encoding DUF2914 domain-containing protein produces the protein MRRGRRIQCFLVLAIAFFTGTVATLNAEDSREGRKIIGKDFSVVIERSEKRSHMLRADVAFCSEIANKECAEATDRFTIDAAKIYCHTTVHGSPSYMEIRHLWYRNGKIDQIVRLPVKSSRWRTWSLKALSSGTGGDWRVEVYTGDQKIGEGEFSVAETEGVESAKDLKMGPP, from the coding sequence ATGAGACGAGGAAGAAGGATCCAGTGTTTTCTTGTGCTGGCCATCGCCTTTTTCACGGGCACGGTAGCGACCCTGAATGCCGAGGACAGCAGGGAAGGGAGGAAAATTATCGGCAAGGATTTCTCGGTAGTGATCGAGCGAAGCGAAAAGAGAAGCCACATGCTGAGGGCAGACGTGGCCTTCTGCTCCGAAATCGCAAACAAGGAGTGTGCTGAGGCAACGGACCGTTTCACCATCGACGCCGCCAAGATTTACTGCCACACCACCGTCCACGGGTCGCCCTCGTACATGGAAATCAGGCATCTGTGGTACCGGAACGGTAAAATCGACCAGATCGTGAGACTGCCGGTGAAATCCTCGCGGTGGAGGACCTGGTCGCTGAAAGCCCTTTCATCGGGAACGGGTGGGGACTGGAGAGTAGAGGTCTATACCGGCGACCAAAAGATAGGCGAGGGAGAATTCAGCGTGGCCGAAACGGAAGGTGTGGAAAGCGCAAAGGATTTAAAGATGGGTCCGCCGTGA
- a CDS encoding putative hydro-lyase: MFTEATAGQCPGYVQANLVGLPGDYAGDFLAFCGKNRGPCPLLEVTSPGVSVPEVVAKGADLLTDLPLYDIFVDGKHTETVRNLKGRIQDEMVFFLLGCSFTFERALEGEGIGMKHVREGKNVSMFRTAIPLSPSGPFSGEMVVSMRPIRNRSVSKAVLITSRFPLAHGAPVHLGNPEAIGVLDLEKPDFGDPVHVAGDEIPVFWACGVTPRVVLENSRVPFAVMHHPGHMFVTDLADGDIKGRESLGDAKDREL, from the coding sequence ATGTTTACGGAGGCCACGGCAGGCCAGTGCCCGGGTTACGTTCAGGCCAACCTCGTGGGGCTCCCGGGTGATTACGCAGGTGATTTTCTGGCTTTCTGCGGGAAGAACAGGGGCCCCTGCCCCCTCCTCGAGGTTACATCCCCCGGCGTTTCCGTGCCAGAGGTGGTTGCAAAGGGGGCCGACCTTTTAACGGACCTCCCCCTCTACGACATCTTCGTCGACGGGAAGCATACGGAGACGGTGCGGAACCTGAAGGGGCGGATTCAGGATGAAATGGTGTTCTTTCTCCTCGGCTGCAGCTTCACTTTCGAGCGTGCCCTCGAGGGAGAGGGGATAGGGATGAAACACGTGAGAGAGGGAAAAAACGTGTCCATGTTCAGGACCGCTATTCCCCTTTCGCCCTCGGGGCCTTTTTCCGGGGAAATGGTTGTCTCCATGAGGCCAATTCGAAACCGCAGCGTGTCGAAGGCTGTCCTTATCACCTCCAGGTTTCCCCTCGCCCACGGGGCTCCGGTGCACCTGGGAAACCCGGAGGCGATCGGCGTCCTTGATCTCGAGAAGCCGGATTTTGGGGACCCCGTTCACGTGGCGGGGGATGAGATACCCGTTTTCTGGGCCTGCGGGGTCACGCCGAGGGTTGTCCTGGAAAATTCCCGGGTTCCCTTCGCCGTCATGCACCACCCCGGGCATATGTTCGTAACGGACCTTGCCGACGGGGACATAAAGGGCAGGGAGAGCCTGGGTGACGCGAAAGACAGGGAACTATGA
- a CDS encoding ATP-binding cassette domain-containing protein has translation MLKLSGVIAGYGEITIIKGIDLHVKEGRIAAIIGSNGAGKSTIMKTITGIVPNRGGKIIFRGDDISSIPAYDRVKLGISLVPEGREIFGRLTVEKNLAMGAYTVQSEKSFRESLGFAYRLFPRLEERKNQLARSLSGGEMQMLSIGRALMSNPSLLLLDEPSLGIAPVVVKQIFKVIGELNEQERVTVLIVEQNVKEALSLADYTYVLKNGEIEMEGPSDELAGSELIKKSFLGM, from the coding sequence ATGCTGAAGCTGTCGGGAGTCATAGCGGGTTACGGTGAAATAACCATCATCAAGGGCATCGATCTTCATGTGAAAGAGGGGCGTATTGCGGCGATCATCGGCTCAAACGGGGCGGGCAAGTCAACCATCATGAAGACCATAACGGGGATCGTCCCGAACAGGGGGGGAAAGATCATCTTCAGGGGAGACGATATCTCCTCCATCCCGGCCTATGACAGGGTGAAGCTCGGCATCTCCCTCGTGCCGGAGGGGCGGGAGATATTCGGAAGGCTCACGGTGGAGAAGAACCTCGCGATGGGCGCCTATACGGTCCAGTCAGAAAAGTCTTTCCGGGAAAGCCTGGGTTTTGCCTACCGCCTCTTTCCCCGGCTCGAGGAGAGGAAAAACCAGCTCGCCAGGTCGCTCTCCGGTGGGGAGATGCAGATGCTCTCCATCGGCAGGGCCCTCATGTCGAACCCCTCTCTTTTGCTGCTCGACGAGCCGTCACTCGGCATTGCGCCGGTTGTGGTGAAACAGATATTCAAGGTCATAGGGGAGCTGAACGAGCAGGAAAGAGTAACGGTCCTCATCGTCGAGCAGAACGTGAAAGAGGCGCTTTCCCTCGCCGACTACACCTACGTCTTGAAAAACGGTGAGATCGAGATGGAGGGCCCCTCCGACGAGCTGGCAGGCTCGGAACTCATTAAAAAATCCTTTCTCGGGATGTGA
- a CDS encoding ATP-binding cassette domain-containing protein — protein sequence MSLLRIEEVTKRFGGLVANDRVSFDVGRGEIVGLIGPNGAGKSTLFNCIAGYFKPDGGRIFFRGEEITGLFPEKIAKKELGRTFQIVKIFPRMTVLENVMVGAFIRTASVAGASKRAGEWIEYVGLSGKIESLASELTLAEQKWLQLARTLAIDPEMLLMDEVLAGLTASETKSAVELIRKIRDEKEITILIVEHVMDVIMPLSDRVVVLDNGRKIAEGTPEEVSKDPLVIKAYLGEE from the coding sequence ATGAGCCTTCTCCGCATTGAAGAGGTGACCAAGCGATTCGGGGGCCTGGTGGCGAACGACCGGGTGAGCTTCGATGTGGGGAGGGGCGAAATCGTCGGCCTGATAGGGCCAAACGGCGCGGGGAAGTCGACCCTCTTCAACTGCATTGCCGGGTATTTCAAACCCGATGGCGGGAGGATCTTTTTCCGCGGTGAAGAGATAACGGGTCTTTTCCCGGAGAAGATTGCGAAGAAGGAGCTCGGCAGAACCTTTCAGATCGTCAAGATCTTCCCGAGGATGACGGTCCTGGAAAATGTCATGGTGGGTGCCTTCATTCGGACCGCCAGTGTCGCCGGGGCATCAAAGAGGGCCGGGGAATGGATCGAGTACGTGGGCCTCTCCGGCAAAATTGAGAGCCTGGCATCGGAACTCACCCTCGCGGAGCAGAAGTGGCTGCAGCTCGCACGGACGCTCGCGATCGACCCGGAGATGCTGCTGATGGACGAGGTCCTTGCAGGGTTGACGGCCAGTGAGACCAAGAGCGCGGTGGAACTCATAAGGAAAATACGGGATGAAAAGGAAATTACCATCTTGATCGTAGAGCACGTCATGGATGTTATCATGCCCTTGTCGGACAGGGTGGTAGTCCTCGACAACGGCAGGAAAATTGCCGAGGGAACCCCCGAAGAGGTCTCGAAGGACCCCCTCGTCATCAAGGCATACCTTGGAGAGGAGTGA
- a CDS encoding branched-chain amino acid ABC transporter permease, with protein LTGQVSLGHAMFFGTGAYTSTLLFLKFGVSPWFGLLTGAMLAGGISLVLGYPSFKLKGHYFAMITIAFGEVFHILFRNIDAFGGASGLFLPITDNSFSAFYFGIHKAPYLYIVFSFYILSTATIYLLDRSKIGFYLRSINAEEDAARSLGVSSPLYKSIAMFFSASFTAVGGSFYAQYVTFIDPPSVFHLMFSIQIVLIVILGGIGSIVGPLAGALVLIPLSEFTRIYLGGTGKGFDLILYGLLIIVFAVYQPLGLVGMFGRKRR; from the coding sequence CTCACCGGACAGGTATCGCTCGGCCACGCCATGTTTTTCGGCACGGGCGCCTATACCTCGACCCTGCTCTTTCTCAAGTTCGGCGTGTCGCCCTGGTTCGGGCTGCTCACGGGAGCCATGCTCGCGGGGGGCATTTCCCTCGTCCTCGGGTACCCCTCCTTCAAGCTCAAGGGGCACTACTTTGCGATGATAACGATCGCCTTCGGTGAGGTATTTCACATCCTCTTCCGGAACATCGATGCTTTCGGGGGCGCTTCCGGTCTCTTCCTGCCCATCACGGACAACAGCTTTTCGGCTTTTTATTTCGGCATACACAAGGCCCCCTACCTCTACATCGTGTTTTCCTTCTACATCCTCTCGACGGCAACCATCTACCTCCTGGACCGTTCCAAGATAGGCTTCTACCTGAGGAGCATCAATGCAGAGGAGGACGCCGCGCGGAGCCTCGGCGTCAGCTCGCCGCTCTATAAATCGATAGCCATGTTTTTCTCGGCCTCCTTTACCGCCGTGGGGGGCTCTTTTTACGCCCAGTACGTTACCTTCATCGACCCGCCGAGCGTGTTCCACCTCATGTTCTCCATCCAGATCGTCCTCATCGTCATCCTGGGCGGGATCGGGAGCATCGTTGGGCCTCTCGCCGGGGCACTGGTCCTCATCCCCCTCTCGGAGTTTACGAGGATCTACCTGGGTGGCACGGGGAAGGGGTTCGATCTCATCCTGTACGGCCTCCTCATAATCGTTTTTGCCGTCTACCAGCCTCTCGGGCTGGTGGGAATGTTTGGGAGGAAGAGGAGATGA
- a CDS encoding branched-chain amino acid ABC transporter permease yields the protein MLQAVVSGLLLGLIYSLVAVGLTLIWGVMDIVNFAHGDFLMLGMYTSYVLYTSLGIDPLLSIPVAGGFLFVVGVVTYRMIIRRIMHAPMLVQIFTTFGMMIFLRYVIFFFFKPDYRSIGNTVLSGNVKFLGVYVGIPETVAALGAFLTTGVIYWIINHTRIGGAITATSENRVAAQLMGIDPDRIFSLSWGIGGAAAGIAGALLSNFFYIFPEVGGVFGLTAFVVVCFGGFGNIHGAFIAGLIVGLIESLGGYIAPPEYKHLFVYSLFIFLLWLRPRGLLGVT from the coding sequence ATTCTCCAGGCCGTAGTCAGCGGATTGCTCCTGGGGCTCATCTATTCGCTCGTCGCTGTGGGACTCACCCTGATATGGGGTGTTATGGATATCGTCAATTTCGCCCACGGCGACTTTTTGATGCTGGGGATGTACACATCCTATGTTCTCTATACCTCCCTTGGAATCGACCCGCTCCTGTCCATCCCCGTTGCGGGGGGCTTTTTGTTTGTCGTCGGCGTTGTGACCTACCGGATGATCATCAGGAGGATAATGCATGCCCCCATGCTCGTTCAGATATTTACCACCTTCGGCATGATGATATTTCTGCGCTACGTAATCTTCTTTTTCTTCAAGCCCGACTATCGCTCGATCGGGAACACGGTCCTGTCGGGAAATGTGAAGTTCCTGGGAGTTTACGTGGGCATACCCGAAACGGTTGCCGCCCTCGGCGCGTTCCTGACGACGGGGGTCATCTACTGGATCATAAACCACACCAGGATCGGCGGCGCGATCACGGCTACATCGGAAAACAGGGTTGCCGCGCAGCTGATGGGTATCGATCCCGACAGGATTTTCTCCCTCTCCTGGGGTATCGGCGGAGCCGCCGCCGGGATTGCCGGCGCCCTGCTTTCGAATTTCTTCTATATATTTCCCGAAGTGGGGGGTGTGTTCGGCCTCACGGCCTTCGTCGTCGTCTGCTTCGGCGGCTTCGGAAACATTCACGGGGCGTTCATTGCCGGGCTCATCGTGGGGCTGATAGAGTCCCTCGGGGGATACATTGCCCCGCCCGAGTACAAACACCTGTTCGTCTACTCCCTCTTTATCTTTCTTTTGTGGCTGAGGCCGAGAGGGCTCCTCGGGGTTACGTGA
- a CDS encoding ABC transporter substrate-binding protein has product MKRSFLVVFFIVLFAASAAKAETLKIGAIYPLTGPAATTGKELADAIKLAQEIINNKHDFNLPLAKDEGLPNLKGARIEVIVADHQGKPDVGLAEAERLITEENVVALIGCYYSSVTKTASLAAERHQKPFLNPESTAASLTERGFKWFFRTTPNDDTFSENFFQFLDELNKKMENKIKKVAIFHENTDFGEGVKDTETKYAKQYGFELAATISYSANSSSLDSEVQKIKNSGAEVVLPASYVSDSILFMKTIKKFNYAPSMILAMDAGFISGEFGKSLGADGDYILSREVWALDLANKKPMVAEINRLYKERFGKDMNGNSARTFTGLLTIADAINRAGSTEPEAIRKTLVGYSIPGDQLIMPWAGIQFNEKQQNELGRGIVVQLVDGAYSTVWPFDLASREIVHPFVPWDKR; this is encoded by the coding sequence ATGAAGAGATCTTTCCTGGTTGTATTTTTCATCGTGTTATTCGCGGCGTCGGCCGCGAAGGCCGAAACCCTGAAGATAGGCGCCATCTACCCGCTCACGGGGCCCGCTGCGACGACGGGGAAGGAGCTTGCCGATGCGATCAAGCTTGCACAGGAGATCATCAACAACAAGCATGACTTCAATCTTCCCCTGGCGAAGGACGAGGGGCTTCCAAACCTCAAGGGGGCCAGGATCGAGGTCATCGTCGCCGATCATCAGGGAAAGCCCGACGTCGGCCTTGCCGAGGCCGAGCGCCTCATAACGGAGGAGAACGTGGTGGCTCTCATCGGCTGCTACTACAGCTCCGTGACGAAGACGGCTTCCCTCGCTGCCGAGCGGCACCAGAAGCCCTTTCTGAACCCCGAGTCGACCGCGGCATCCCTCACCGAGCGGGGCTTTAAATGGTTCTTCAGGACGACCCCCAACGATGACACCTTTTCCGAGAACTTCTTCCAGTTCCTCGACGAGCTGAACAAGAAGATGGAGAATAAGATCAAGAAGGTTGCCATCTTTCACGAGAACACCGATTTCGGCGAGGGAGTCAAGGACACGGAGACCAAGTACGCCAAACAGTACGGGTTCGAGCTTGCAGCGACTATATCCTACTCGGCAAACAGCTCGTCCCTGGACTCGGAGGTTCAGAAGATAAAGAACTCGGGGGCGGAGGTCGTTCTGCCGGCTTCGTATGTGTCCGACTCCATCCTCTTCATGAAGACTATAAAGAAGTTCAACTACGCTCCCAGCATGATCCTGGCCATGGACGCCGGTTTTATCTCGGGCGAGTTCGGAAAGTCCCTCGGCGCTGACGGCGACTACATCCTCAGCAGGGAGGTGTGGGCTCTCGACCTGGCGAATAAGAAGCCGATGGTTGCGGAGATCAACAGGCTTTACAAGGAGAGGTTTGGGAAGGATATGAACGGCAACTCGGCGCGGACCTTCACGGGACTTTTGACGATCGCCGATGCGATAAACCGTGCCGGGTCGACGGAGCCTGAGGCCATACGGAAGACGCTCGTCGGCTACTCGATTCCCGGTGATCAGCTTATCATGCCCTGGGCGGGGATACAGTTCAACGAGAAGCAGCAGAACGAGCTCGGGAGAGGCATCGTGGTGCAGCTCGTGGACGGTGCGTACTCCACCGTGTGGCCCTTCGACCTCGCGTCGCGGGAAATCGTGCATCCCTTCGTTCCATGGGATAAGAGGTAA